A genomic segment from Tuwongella immobilis encodes:
- a CDS encoding N-acetylglucosamine-6-phosphate deacetylase: MPTLAAHDYRTGAPIRIETANGRITAIHAGSPQAGDHVAQWVSPAWFDLQINGALGISFNAHDLTIEQVHRVIHHCRSHGIGALLPTLVTTSEAAFAHGYRILTQAMDQDTELAQRIAGFHQEGPFLSSEDGPRGAHPRDQVRPPDWDEFCRLQDAARGRIRLLTLAPEQPGAIPLIERVVASGVVVAIGHTAATPAQIRDAVAAGATLSTHLGNGSHAMLPRHDNYLWEQLGTDALHASIIPDGFHLPETLVRIFTRVKTPQRLIITCDASSLAGLPAGRYSMWGNEFEIAETGRIGVPGTPFLAGSGVFTDQCIGTMLRMTGISLAEAISMASDQPRRLLGLPIPELAVGHPADLVGFNWEPGGPLSVTVPPGRISA; this comes from the coding sequence ATGCCGACACTTGCGGCTCACGACTATCGCACGGGTGCCCCCATCCGCATCGAAACCGCGAACGGGCGGATCACGGCGATTCACGCCGGCTCCCCCCAAGCGGGAGACCACGTTGCCCAATGGGTCAGCCCCGCTTGGTTTGATCTGCAAATCAACGGGGCGCTGGGGATCTCGTTCAACGCCCATGATCTCACGATCGAACAAGTGCACCGGGTGATTCATCACTGCCGCTCACACGGCATCGGTGCCTTGCTGCCCACACTGGTGACAACGAGCGAAGCCGCCTTCGCACACGGCTATCGCATCCTCACCCAAGCGATGGACCAAGATACGGAATTGGCCCAACGCATCGCCGGATTCCATCAGGAAGGCCCGTTCTTATCATCGGAAGATGGTCCACGTGGGGCCCATCCGCGTGATCAGGTTCGCCCGCCGGATTGGGACGAATTTTGTCGGCTCCAAGATGCCGCTCGTGGGCGAATTCGTCTGCTGACACTCGCCCCGGAACAGCCCGGAGCCATTCCCCTGATCGAACGCGTGGTGGCCAGTGGCGTCGTGGTGGCGATCGGGCACACCGCAGCCACCCCCGCCCAAATTCGGGACGCCGTCGCCGCCGGGGCCACGCTCAGCACCCACCTGGGCAATGGCTCGCACGCCATGCTCCCACGCCATGACAATTATCTTTGGGAACAACTCGGCACCGATGCCCTGCACGCCAGCATCATCCCGGATGGATTCCACCTGCCGGAAACACTCGTTCGCATCTTCACGCGGGTGAAGACCCCGCAACGGCTCATCATCACCTGCGACGCCAGCAGCCTCGCCGGACTCCCCGCAGGACGTTACTCCATGTGGGGCAACGAGTTCGAGATTGCCGAGACGGGGCGAATCGGTGTGCCCGGCACTCCGTTTTTGGCCGGTAGCGGCGTCTTCACCGATCAATGCATTGGCACGATGCTACGAATGACGGGCATTTCGCTAGCCGAAGCGATTTCCATGGCGAGCGATCAACCGCGCCGCCTCCTCGGGTTGCCGATTCCGGAGTTGGCCGTGGGACACCCCGCCGATCTGGTCGGTTTCAATTGGGAACCGGGTGGCCCCTTATCGGTGACGGTTCCTCCGGGTAGAATATCGGCATGA
- a CDS encoding GNAT family N-acetyltransferase translates to MSIEYRIMTTADRHWSPNVCSMMAGLYAEDPPSSPAPIDRFPVTIETLLTQPHLGTIVLIWEELPIGYALLIPYWSNEFGGIILMIDELYIEAPHRGRGIGRGFFEWLTVNRRVDHVALMLEVSPRNHAARRLYESLGFTERSNRLLIRR, encoded by the coding sequence ATGAGCATCGAATATCGCATCATGACCACGGCCGACCGACATTGGTCGCCGAACGTATGTTCCATGATGGCCGGACTTTACGCGGAAGACCCGCCCAGTTCGCCCGCACCGATCGACCGCTTCCCGGTCACCATCGAAACCCTGCTCACCCAGCCACACCTGGGCACAATTGTCCTAATCTGGGAAGAACTCCCGATTGGCTACGCCCTGTTGATTCCATATTGGAGCAACGAATTCGGCGGCATCATTCTGATGATCGACGAACTTTACATCGAAGCCCCGCATCGCGGTCGCGGCATCGGACGCGGCTTCTTCGAGTGGCTGACCGTCAATCGTCGCGTGGACCACGTCGCCCTGATGCTCGAAGTCTCCCCGCGCAACCACGCCGCCCGCCGCCTGTACGAATCCCTCGGCTTCACCGAACGCAGCAACCGCCTCCTCATCCGCCGGTGA